The following proteins come from a genomic window of Streptomyces sp. NBC_00539:
- the iolC gene encoding 5-dehydro-2-deoxygluconokinase: MGRIGVDLYPLRTGVPLAEADTFGKFLGGSPTNVAVAAARLGRRVAVITRTGADPFGAYLRAELRAFGVDDRWVREVAAYPTPVTFCEIFPPDDFPLYFYRFPKAPDLEIAADEIDADAVRAARVFWMTGTGLSAEPSRSATLAALEARSKSGTTVFDLDWRPMLWDEAPERWYERALAHATVAVGNAEECAIATGEREPYAAARALLDAGVDLAVVKRGPAGVLAVHRDGTAVEVPPVPVEVVNGLGAGDAFGGALCHGLLAGWDTARVLRFANAAGAIVASRLACSTAMPYAKEVEEVLER; this comes from the coding sequence ATGGGGCGCATCGGTGTGGATCTCTACCCGCTGAGAACCGGCGTACCGCTCGCCGAAGCGGATACCTTCGGCAAGTTCCTCGGCGGCTCCCCGACGAACGTCGCGGTGGCGGCGGCCCGCCTCGGCCGGCGCGTGGCCGTGATCACCCGGACCGGAGCCGACCCCTTCGGCGCGTACCTGCGCGCGGAGCTGCGGGCCTTCGGCGTCGACGACCGGTGGGTGCGCGAGGTGGCCGCCTACCCGACGCCCGTCACCTTCTGCGAGATCTTCCCGCCGGACGACTTCCCGCTGTATTTCTACCGCTTCCCCAAGGCACCCGATCTGGAGATCGCCGCCGATGAGATCGACGCCGACGCGGTGCGGGCCGCCCGGGTGTTCTGGATGACGGGTACGGGTCTGAGCGCGGAGCCGAGCCGGAGCGCCACCCTGGCCGCGCTCGAAGCCCGCTCGAAGTCCGGGACCACCGTCTTCGACCTCGACTGGCGGCCCATGCTGTGGGACGAGGCGCCGGAGCGCTGGTACGAGCGGGCGCTCGCGCACGCCACCGTCGCCGTGGGCAACGCCGAGGAGTGCGCGATCGCCACGGGCGAGCGGGAGCCGTACGCGGCGGCGCGGGCCCTGCTGGACGCCGGGGTGGATCTGGCCGTCGTCAAACGCGGCCCGGCCGGTGTCCTCGCCGTCCACCGCGACGGGACGGCGGTCGAGGTGCCGCCGGTGCCGGTGGAGGTCGTCAACGGCCTCGGCGCGGGCGACGCCTTCGGCGGCGCGCTGTGCCACGGGCTGCTCGCCGGCTGGGACACGGCGCGCGTGCTGCGCTTCGCCAACGCGGCGGGTGCGATCGTCGCCTCCCGCCTGGCCTGTTCGACGGCGATGCCGTACGCGAAGGAGGTCGAGGAGGTGCTGGAACGGTGA
- the iolB gene encoding 5-deoxy-glucuronate isomerase has product MTVTASHTMASTALRVLDLAPGESHEHSCGDHEWIVLPLAGACAVTCRAPDPQVIELRGREGVFASVTDFAYLPRDGRASITSPGGGRFALAGARCERALPARYGPAERVPVELRGAGQCSRQVNNFAAADAFACDRLIAVEVLTPGGNWSSYPPHKHDEHRPGEESRLEEIYYFEIAPHEGTPGCGYQRVTPSPAGKTDILTEVRTGDAVLIPDGWHGPSIATPGHDMYYLNVMAGPEGPREWLIRDHPDHGWIRSTWAGAEVDPRLPFYRAEDHRP; this is encoded by the coding sequence GTGACGGTGACCGCCTCCCACACGATGGCCTCCACGGCCCTGCGGGTCCTGGACCTCGCCCCCGGCGAGAGTCACGAGCACTCCTGCGGCGACCACGAGTGGATCGTCCTGCCGCTGGCGGGCGCCTGCGCCGTCACCTGCCGTGCCCCCGATCCGCAGGTGATCGAACTCCGGGGCCGCGAGGGCGTGTTCGCTTCGGTGACCGATTTCGCCTACCTCCCGCGCGACGGCCGCGCCTCGATCACCTCTCCGGGCGGGGGCCGGTTCGCGCTCGCCGGGGCACGCTGCGAGCGGGCGCTGCCGGCCCGGTACGGGCCGGCGGAACGGGTACCGGTCGAGCTGCGCGGCGCCGGGCAGTGCTCCCGCCAGGTCAACAACTTCGCCGCCGCCGACGCCTTCGCGTGCGACCGGCTCATCGCGGTCGAGGTGCTGACCCCGGGCGGCAACTGGTCCTCGTACCCGCCGCACAAGCACGACGAGCACCGCCCCGGTGAGGAGTCCCGGCTGGAGGAGATCTACTACTTCGAGATCGCCCCGCACGAGGGCACGCCCGGCTGCGGCTACCAGCGTGTCACCCCCTCCCCGGCCGGGAAGACCGACATCCTCACCGAGGTGAGGACCGGGGACGCCGTGCTCATCCCGGACGGCTGGCACGGGCCGTCCATCGCCACCCCCGGGCACGACATGTACTACCTCAACGTGATGGCCGGCCCCGAAGGCCCGCGGGAGTGGCTGATCCGCGACCATCCCGACCACGGCTGGATCCGGTCCACCTGGGCCGGCGCGGAGGTCGACCCCCGGCTGCCCTTCTACCGAGCGGAGGACCACCGCCCATGA
- the iolD gene encoding 3D-(3,5/4)-trihydroxycyclohexane-1,2-dione acylhydrolase (decyclizing), with amino-acid sequence MTTIRLTVAQALVRFLARQYTERDGSRRRLVAATWGIFGHGNVAGIGQALLESGPQEMPFLQGRNEQAMVHAAVGYARQSGRLSAHAVTTSIGPGATNLVTGAALATVNRLPVLLLPGDTFATRPADPVLQQLEVPYAGDVSVNDTLRPVSRFFDRVTRPEALIPAALQAVRVLTDPVQTGAVTLALPQDVQAEAHEWPEEFFAERVWRVRRPWPDRDELAAAAEAVRSCARPLIIAGGGIRHSAAQAALAEFAGATGIPVAVTQAGKGALPFGHPAEVGGIGHTGTATADALARDADLVIAAGTRLTDFTTASATLFQNPAVRFLGLNLDPYDAHKLAARPVVCDARVGLEELRVAVAGYRVDPAYEATYEEGKRGWERLVEQAFASPDEDAAPTQAQVLGLLDGIVDASDILINAAGSLPGDLHKLWRPRSADQYHVEYGYSCMGYEIPAAIGTALAAPGRPVWALVGDGTYLMNPTEIVTAVQEGVPLKVVLLDNHGYASIGGLSGAVGGEGFGTAYRFRAADGAYTGAPLPVDLAANAASLGMAVLRAETVRDLRKALVEARASDRPTCVYTRTRTPDTVSGPPPAQAWWDVPVAETATRAAAASAREEYDRQAAQRRRHL; translated from the coding sequence ATGACCACGATCAGGCTCACCGTGGCGCAGGCCCTCGTACGCTTCCTCGCCCGCCAGTACACCGAGCGCGACGGCAGCCGTCGGCGGCTGGTCGCCGCGACCTGGGGGATCTTCGGGCACGGCAACGTCGCCGGGATCGGGCAGGCACTGCTGGAGAGCGGCCCGCAGGAGATGCCCTTCCTCCAGGGGCGCAACGAGCAGGCCATGGTCCACGCGGCCGTCGGGTACGCCCGCCAGTCGGGGCGGCTGTCGGCGCACGCCGTGACCACCTCCATCGGGCCCGGCGCGACCAACCTCGTCACCGGGGCCGCCCTCGCGACGGTCAACCGGCTGCCGGTGCTGCTGCTTCCGGGGGACACCTTCGCCACCCGGCCCGCCGATCCGGTGCTCCAGCAGCTGGAGGTGCCCTACGCCGGCGACGTCTCCGTCAACGACACCCTGCGGCCCGTGTCCCGCTTCTTCGACCGGGTCACCCGCCCGGAGGCGCTGATCCCCGCCGCCCTCCAGGCGGTGCGGGTGCTGACCGATCCCGTCCAGACCGGTGCGGTGACGCTCGCGCTCCCGCAGGACGTACAGGCCGAGGCCCACGAGTGGCCCGAGGAGTTCTTCGCCGAACGGGTGTGGCGGGTGCGCCGGCCCTGGCCCGACCGGGACGAACTGGCCGCCGCCGCCGAAGCGGTACGGTCCTGTGCGCGCCCCCTGATCATCGCCGGGGGCGGCATCCGGCACAGCGCCGCCCAGGCCGCCCTCGCGGAGTTCGCGGGGGCCACCGGGATCCCGGTCGCGGTCACCCAGGCGGGCAAGGGCGCGCTCCCGTTCGGGCACCCCGCCGAGGTGGGCGGCATCGGACACACCGGCACGGCCACAGCCGACGCCCTCGCCCGCGACGCCGACCTCGTGATCGCGGCGGGTACCCGGCTGACCGACTTCACCACCGCCTCCGCGACCCTGTTCCAGAACCCGGCCGTCCGCTTCCTGGGGCTGAACCTCGACCCGTACGACGCCCACAAGCTCGCCGCCCGGCCGGTGGTCTGCGATGCGCGGGTGGGCCTGGAAGAACTCCGGGTCGCGGTCGCGGGGTACCGCGTGGACCCCGCGTACGAGGCGACGTACGAAGAGGGCAAGCGCGGCTGGGAACGGCTGGTCGAGCAGGCCTTCGCGAGTCCCGACGAGGACGCCGCCCCGACGCAGGCGCAGGTGCTCGGCCTGCTCGACGGCATCGTCGACGCTTCCGACATCCTGATCAACGCGGCCGGCTCGCTGCCCGGCGACCTCCACAAGCTGTGGCGCCCCCGGTCCGCCGACCAGTACCACGTCGAGTACGGCTACTCCTGCATGGGCTACGAGATCCCCGCTGCCATCGGGACGGCGCTGGCCGCGCCCGGACGGCCCGTGTGGGCGCTGGTCGGCGACGGCACCTACCTGATGAACCCCACCGAGATCGTCACCGCCGTACAGGAGGGCGTCCCGCTCAAGGTCGTCCTCCTCGACAACCACGGCTACGCCTCGATCGGCGGCCTGTCGGGGGCGGTGGGCGGCGAGGGTTTCGGGACGGCGTACCGCTTCCGGGCGGCCGACGGGGCGTACACCGGCGCGCCGCTCCCGGTGGACCTCGCGGCGAACGCGGCCTCCCTCGGGATGGCCGTCCTCCGCGCCGAGACCGTCCGTGACCTGCGAAAAGCCCTGGTGGAGGCGCGGGCGTCGGACCGTCCCACATGTGTCTACACGCGGACCCGAACACCCGACACAGTGTCGGGCCCACCCCCGGCACAGGCGTGGTGGGATGTTCCCGTGGCCGAGACCGCGACCCGTGCGGCGGCGGCCTCGGCCCGCGAAGAGTACGACCGGCAAGCCGCGCAGCGACGTCGCCATCTGTGA
- a CDS encoding CoA-acylating methylmalonate-semialdehyde dehydrogenase: MKTVNHWIGGKTVEGASGNYGPVTDPATGEVTTQVALASAEEVDAAVQVATEAFQSWGQSSLAARTKVLFAYRALLDANRDAIAELITAEHGKVHSDALGEVARGLEIVELACGITTQLKGELSTSVSNRVDVSSIRQPLGVVAGITPFNFPAMVPMWMFPLAVACGNTFILKPSEKDPSAANKLAELAGEAGLPAGVLNVVHGDKVAVDALLAHPGVAAVSFVGSTPIARHIHTTASANGKRVQALGGAKNHMLVLPDADLDAAADAAVSAAYGSAGERCMAISAVVAVGSIADELVDKIRERAEKIKIGPGNDPSSEMGPLITAAHRDKVASYVKGAADQGADVVLDGTGYTVDGFEKGHWIGLSLLDNVKTDSDAYRDEIFGPVLCVLRAETYEEGVALINASPFGNGTAIFTRDGGAARRFQLEIQAGMVGVNVPIPVPVGYHSFGGWKDSLFGDHHIYGNDGIHFYTRGKVVTTRWPDPSEAPVGIDLGFPRNH, translated from the coding sequence ATGAAGACCGTCAACCACTGGATCGGTGGCAAGACCGTCGAGGGCGCGTCGGGCAACTACGGCCCGGTCACCGACCCCGCGACCGGAGAGGTCACCACGCAGGTCGCGCTCGCCTCCGCCGAGGAGGTCGACGCGGCCGTACAGGTCGCCACCGAGGCCTTCCAGAGCTGGGGCCAGTCCTCGCTCGCCGCCCGTACGAAGGTGCTGTTCGCCTACCGCGCCCTGCTGGACGCCAACCGCGACGCGATCGCCGAGCTGATCACCGCCGAGCACGGCAAGGTGCACTCGGACGCGCTGGGCGAGGTCGCGCGCGGCCTGGAGATCGTCGAACTGGCCTGCGGGATCACCACGCAGCTCAAGGGGGAGCTGTCGACCTCGGTCTCCAACCGCGTCGACGTCTCCTCCATCCGCCAGCCGCTGGGCGTGGTCGCCGGCATCACCCCCTTCAACTTCCCGGCGATGGTGCCGATGTGGATGTTCCCGCTGGCCGTCGCCTGCGGCAACACCTTCATCCTCAAGCCGAGCGAGAAGGACCCCTCGGCCGCCAACAAGCTGGCCGAGCTGGCGGGCGAGGCCGGTCTCCCGGCGGGCGTCCTGAACGTCGTCCACGGCGACAAGGTCGCCGTCGACGCGCTGCTCGCCCACCCGGGCGTCGCGGCCGTCTCCTTCGTCGGCTCCACGCCGATCGCCCGCCACATCCACACCACCGCCTCCGCCAACGGCAAGCGGGTCCAGGCCCTGGGCGGCGCCAAGAACCACATGCTGGTGCTGCCGGACGCCGACCTGGACGCCGCCGCCGACGCGGCGGTCTCCGCCGCCTACGGCTCGGCGGGCGAGCGCTGCATGGCCATCTCCGCGGTCGTCGCGGTGGGTTCGATCGCCGACGAGCTGGTGGACAAGATCCGCGAGCGCGCCGAGAAGATCAAGATCGGCCCCGGCAACGACCCGTCCTCCGAGATGGGCCCGCTGATCACCGCCGCACACCGCGACAAGGTCGCCTCGTACGTGAAGGGCGCCGCCGACCAGGGCGCCGACGTGGTCCTGGACGGTACGGGGTACACGGTCGACGGCTTCGAGAAGGGCCACTGGATCGGCCTCTCGCTGCTGGACAACGTCAAGACCGACTCCGACGCCTACCGCGACGAGATCTTCGGGCCGGTGCTGTGCGTGCTGCGCGCCGAGACCTACGAGGAGGGCGTGGCGCTCATCAACGCCTCGCCGTTCGGCAACGGCACCGCGATCTTCACCCGCGACGGCGGCGCCGCCCGCCGCTTCCAGCTGGAGATCCAGGCCGGCATGGTCGGCGTGAACGTGCCCATCCCGGTGCCGGTGGGCTACCACTCCTTCGGCGGCTGGAAGGACTCCCTCTTCGGCGACCACCACATCTACGGCAACGACGGCATCCACTTCTACACCCGCGGCAAGGTCGTCACCACCCGCTGGCCGGACCCGTCCGAGGCGCCGGTGGGCATCGACCTCGGCTTCCCGCGCAACCACTGA
- a CDS encoding WxL protein peptidoglycan domain-containing protein has translation MRPRTPSPCAPSPCARLLALLLALLLPVAPLLLGVPAASAADNGTWGVFPTPPPGAAMTERAYFFHQGAAGSTLSDSVTILNSSDKELTFRVFAADAVNTPVGGAFALLPVETEPKDVGAWTTLPPGTAPTVTVPPKGRKDVPFTVKVPEDAAPGDHVGGIVALNTAVEGIRQDGKVQVGVKRSVGARLYVRVAGPVAAGLSVEDVRVSRDAPLLPWVHSASAKVSYSLVNRGNVVVGPRVTLSAQGLFGRTVLDRPARDLKLTLLPGQRIELTEAWPDAPQADRVRVRVEAGASAYPDLRSRAGTDFIAVPWPAVGALLLLSAAALTVRVLRRRRAGPRPERGSPPA, from the coding sequence ATGCGCCCCCGCACCCCTTCGCCCTGCGCCCCTTCCCCCTGCGCGCGGCTCCTCGCCCTGCTCCTCGCCCTGCTGCTGCCCGTCGCCCCGCTCCTGCTCGGCGTGCCCGCCGCGAGCGCGGCCGACAACGGCACCTGGGGGGTCTTCCCGACGCCGCCGCCCGGGGCTGCGATGACGGAGCGGGCGTACTTCTTCCACCAGGGCGCCGCCGGGTCCACGCTCAGCGACAGCGTGACCATCCTGAACTCCTCCGACAAGGAGCTGACCTTCCGGGTCTTCGCCGCCGACGCCGTGAACACGCCGGTCGGCGGCGCCTTCGCATTGCTGCCGGTCGAGACGGAGCCCAAGGACGTCGGCGCCTGGACCACCCTGCCGCCCGGGACGGCGCCCACGGTCACCGTCCCGCCCAAGGGCCGCAAGGACGTCCCCTTCACGGTGAAGGTCCCCGAGGACGCCGCTCCGGGTGACCACGTCGGCGGGATCGTGGCGCTGAACACCGCGGTGGAGGGGATCCGGCAGGACGGCAAGGTCCAGGTCGGGGTGAAGCGTTCGGTCGGCGCCCGCCTGTACGTGCGCGTCGCGGGGCCGGTCGCCGCGGGCCTGTCCGTGGAGGACGTGCGGGTCAGCCGGGACGCGCCGCTGCTGCCCTGGGTGCACAGCGCCTCCGCGAAGGTCTCGTACAGCCTGGTCAACCGGGGCAACGTGGTGGTCGGGCCGCGGGTGACGCTGTCCGCCCAGGGGCTGTTCGGGCGGACCGTGCTGGACCGGCCGGCCCGCGACCTCAAACTGACGCTGCTCCCGGGCCAGCGGATCGAGCTCACCGAGGCGTGGCCGGACGCCCCGCAAGCGGACCGGGTGCGCGTCCGGGTCGAGGCGGGCGCGTCCGCCTACCCGGACCTGCGTTCCCGGGCCGGTACGGACTTCATCGCCGTGCCCTGGCCCGCGGTCGGCGCCCTCCTGCTCCTGTCGGCGGCCGCCCTCACCGTGCGGGTCCTGCGCCGGCGCCGGGCCGGGCCCCGGCCGGAACGGGGCTCGCCCCCCGCGTGA
- a CDS encoding S8 family peptidase produces the protein MTALTALLPAAALLTTAALSTAPAPEAPTAPYVVVLKEGATRVPAAAARAMAAGAAASGDEVVAVYDTALSGFAVRTTAARASELAADPRVAYVEPDTEFRTSDTQQPAPWALDRIDQRELPLDGSYTYATKGEGVTVYVVDTGINTLHQEFGGRARAGVNAVWLEGSDDCNGHGTHVAGTIGGATYGVAKGVSLVSVKVANCRGSGRLSSLVNGIDWMVRDALKAAKAAKAAAGTGTAPGAAGGTAATPADGTAPLTATAAAPAVANMSMGGTRSRALDAAVTRAIAAGITFTVAAGNSGRDACTGSPARVPDAVTVAATDTADHRAAFSAYGACVDLSAPGVGITSAWKGSATALARATGTSMAAPHAAGVAALILADGVRRTPAQVTRTLLRSAVPDRITGLPAGTPNLLLHTPTAE, from the coding sequence ATGACCGCACTCACCGCGCTGCTCCCGGCCGCCGCCCTGCTGACGACGGCCGCCCTGTCCACCGCTCCGGCCCCCGAAGCCCCCACCGCCCCCTACGTCGTGGTCCTCAAGGAGGGCGCCACACGCGTGCCGGCCGCCGCGGCCCGCGCCATGGCCGCGGGGGCGGCCGCGTCCGGCGACGAGGTCGTGGCCGTCTACGACACCGCCCTGAGCGGCTTCGCCGTCCGCACCACCGCCGCCCGCGCCTCCGAGCTCGCCGCCGACCCGCGGGTGGCGTACGTCGAGCCGGACACGGAGTTCCGGACCAGTGACACCCAGCAGCCCGCGCCCTGGGCCCTGGACCGGATCGACCAGCGCGAGCTCCCGCTCGACGGTTCGTACACGTACGCCACGAAGGGCGAGGGCGTCACCGTGTACGTCGTCGACACCGGGATCAACACGCTGCACCAGGAGTTCGGGGGCCGCGCGCGGGCCGGCGTCAACGCCGTGTGGCTGGAGGGCTCCGACGACTGCAACGGCCACGGGACCCACGTGGCGGGGACGATCGGCGGGGCGACGTACGGGGTGGCGAAGGGGGTCTCCCTCGTCTCGGTGAAGGTGGCGAACTGCCGGGGCAGCGGGCGGCTGTCGTCCCTCGTGAACGGCATCGACTGGATGGTGAGGGACGCCCTCAAGGCCGCGAAGGCGGCGAAGGCGGCGGCGGGCACCGGCACCGCGCCCGGTGCCGCCGGCGGCACCGCCGCCACCCCCGCCGACGGCACCGCGCCGCTCACCGCCACCGCCGCCGCGCCCGCCGTCGCCAACATGAGCATGGGCGGCACCCGCAGCCGCGCCCTCGACGCCGCCGTCACCCGGGCCATCGCCGCCGGGATCACCTTCACCGTGGCCGCCGGCAACTCCGGCAGGGACGCCTGCACCGGCTCCCCCGCCCGCGTCCCCGACGCCGTCACCGTCGCCGCCACCGACACCGCCGACCACCGCGCGGCCTTCTCCGCGTACGGTGCCTGCGTCGACCTCTCCGCCCCCGGCGTCGGCATCACCTCCGCCTGGAAGGGCTCCGCCACCGCCCTCGCCCGGGCCACCGGCACCTCCATGGCCGCCCCGCACGCGGCGGGCGTCGCCGCGCTGATCCTGGCGGACGGAGTCCGCAGGACGCCCGCCCAGGTCACCCGGACCCTGCTGCGCAGCGCCGTCCCCGACCGGATCACCGGCCTCCCCGCCGGCACCCCGAACCTCCTCTTGCACACCCCCACCGCCGAATAG
- a CDS encoding GNAT family N-acetyltransferase, producing the protein MEIRQARTVAELVAAEGLFDGPVREEWALRFLDAPGHLMLIAYVDGVPAGMVSGVEMSHPDKGTEMCLYELSVDEGYRRRGIGRQLALALADEARMRGCYGMWVGVDTDNEAALATYASAGARDEGVFAMRGWPLSDTP; encoded by the coding sequence ATGGAGATCCGTCAGGCGCGGACCGTCGCCGAGTTGGTCGCCGCCGAAGGGCTGTTCGACGGGCCCGTGCGGGAAGAGTGGGCGCTGCGGTTCCTGGACGCGCCCGGACATCTGATGCTGATCGCCTACGTCGATGGCGTCCCGGCCGGCATGGTCTCCGGCGTCGAGATGAGCCACCCCGACAAGGGCACGGAGATGTGCCTGTACGAGCTCTCGGTGGACGAGGGCTACCGGCGCCGCGGCATCGGCCGGCAGCTGGCCCTGGCACTCGCCGACGAGGCCCGGATGCGCGGCTGTTACGGCATGTGGGTGGGGGTCGACACCGACAACGAAGCCGCCCTGGCCACGTACGCCTCCGCCGGCGCCCGCGACGAGGGCGTCTTCGCCATGCGCGGCTGGCCCCTGTCTGACACCCCGTAA
- a CDS encoding 4'-phosphopantetheinyl transferase family protein has protein sequence MTVYVNQLGGDLPRVGPPPEGEAVIVWALDTGRSVVAGHPVEEAAAVLDAAERERAGRLVRATDRHAYLASHLGLRALLGGYLGQAPEAVPLMREECPCCGGPHGRPAVAGGGLHFSLSHTAGVAYLAFAAVPVGVDVEGTPGPAVVTDVMSTLHPAETAELTALAEADRPEALGRLWARKEAVLKATGAGLARGVAEPYVGSGAIPAQVTGWTLRDLTAPPGYAAAVALAGP, from the coding sequence GTGACGGTGTACGTGAACCAACTCGGCGGTGACCTACCGCGCGTCGGCCCGCCGCCCGAGGGCGAGGCCGTGATCGTGTGGGCCTTGGACACGGGCCGCAGCGTGGTGGCCGGGCACCCGGTGGAAGAGGCCGCGGCGGTACTCGACGCGGCGGAGCGGGAGCGGGCCGGACGGCTGGTGCGGGCCACTGACCGGCACGCCTACCTGGCCTCCCACCTGGGGCTGCGGGCGCTGCTCGGCGGTTACCTCGGGCAGGCACCGGAGGCGGTACCGCTGATGCGCGAGGAGTGCCCCTGCTGCGGCGGTCCGCACGGCCGCCCCGCGGTGGCGGGCGGCGGGCTGCACTTCTCGCTGTCGCACACCGCGGGGGTGGCGTACCTGGCGTTCGCCGCGGTACCGGTGGGGGTGGACGTGGAGGGCACTCCGGGCCCTGCGGTGGTGACGGACGTGATGAGCACCCTGCACCCGGCGGAAACGGCGGAACTCACGGCGCTGGCCGAGGCGGACCGCCCGGAGGCGCTGGGCCGGCTGTGGGCCCGCAAGGAGGCCGTCCTCAAGGCGACGGGCGCGGGCCTCGCGCGTGGCGTGGCCGAACCGTACGTCGGCTCGGGCGCCATCCCGGCCCAGGTGACGGGCTGGACCCTGCGCGACCTGACGGCCCCACCCGGCTACGCCGCCGCCGTTGCCCTGGCCGGGCCCTGA
- a CDS encoding phospholipase: MRLVTPLLVSAAAGLLALTPPVDKPQVLSDWTQPGAASYDAWADARANRRDWAAYDFDWTTDYCTTSPDNPFGFPFRMACARHDFGYRNYGATGRFRAHKPRLDDAFHADMKRVCGHYAGARRASCLSTAWTYYQAVKAFGVGDPGTAVAEDAVTPAP, encoded by the coding sequence TTGCGCCTCGTCACCCCCCTCCTCGTCTCCGCGGCCGCCGGTCTGCTCGCCCTCACGCCCCCCGTCGACAAGCCGCAGGTCCTCAGTGACTGGACCCAGCCCGGCGCCGCGAGCTACGACGCCTGGGCCGACGCGCGCGCGAACCGGCGCGACTGGGCCGCGTACGACTTCGACTGGACGACGGACTACTGCACCACCTCGCCGGACAACCCGTTCGGCTTCCCGTTCCGGATGGCCTGCGCCCGCCACGACTTCGGCTACCGCAACTACGGGGCCACGGGCCGCTTCCGCGCGCACAAACCGCGCCTGGACGACGCCTTCCACGCCGACATGAAGCGCGTGTGCGGCCACTACGCGGGGGCGCGCAGGGCGTCCTGCCTGAGCACCGCCTGGACCTACTACCAGGCCGTCAAGGCCTTCGGTGTCGGCGACCCGGGCACCGCCGTCGCCGAGGACGCCGTCACCCCTGCCCCCTGA
- a CDS encoding glycosyltransferase has protein sequence MKKPSICLCMIVKNESKVIERCLASVRDLVDTWVISDTGSTDGTQQLIRTALHGIPGELHEEPFRDFGHNRSLNIAYARGRADYLLLLDADLVIRRDGPLPPLTADSYMLRHEGPTEYRIKRLVRGDLPWRYEGVTHEYLTADQDHSQENMDALVIEDYGDGGSKHDKFERDERLLSAEMERDPTNARTVFYLAQTLRDMRRTDEAIALYERRAQMGGWAEEVYFALLQSGILRAESGDWPSAMDALSRAWESRPQRLEACYELVSRLRRMGRYHAAHAFVRLALGKPRPDDLLFIQPWVYRWGLLFEYSITAYWVGEYAASLEACDRLLELPDLPEAHREQTLTNREFAVRRLAPLPEPTAARS, from the coding sequence GTGAAGAAGCCGTCCATCTGCCTCTGCATGATCGTCAAGAACGAGTCGAAGGTCATCGAACGGTGCCTCGCCTCCGTCCGCGACCTCGTCGACACCTGGGTCATCTCCGACACCGGCTCGACCGACGGAACCCAGCAGCTCATCCGCACGGCGCTCCACGGCATCCCGGGAGAACTCCACGAGGAGCCCTTCCGCGACTTCGGCCACAACCGGAGCCTGAACATCGCCTACGCCCGCGGCCGCGCGGACTACCTGCTCCTGCTCGACGCCGACCTGGTCATCCGGCGCGACGGCCCGCTGCCCCCACTGACGGCCGACTCCTACATGCTCCGCCACGAGGGCCCGACCGAGTACCGCATCAAGCGCCTGGTCCGCGGCGACCTGCCCTGGCGCTACGAGGGCGTCACCCACGAGTACCTGACCGCCGACCAGGACCACTCGCAGGAGAACATGGACGCGCTCGTCATCGAGGACTACGGCGACGGCGGCTCCAAGCACGACAAGTTCGAACGCGACGAGCGGCTGCTGAGCGCCGAGATGGAACGCGACCCCACCAACGCGCGAACGGTCTTCTACCTGGCGCAGACCCTGCGCGACATGCGCCGCACCGACGAGGCGATCGCCCTGTACGAGCGGCGCGCGCAGATGGGCGGATGGGCCGAAGAGGTGTACTTCGCCCTCCTCCAGTCCGGGATCCTGCGCGCCGAATCCGGCGACTGGCCGTCCGCCATGGACGCCCTCTCCCGCGCCTGGGAGTCGCGCCCGCAGCGCCTCGAAGCATGCTACGAACTGGTCAGCCGACTGCGCCGGATGGGCCGGTACCACGCGGCGCACGCCTTCGTCCGGCTCGCGCTGGGGAAGCCGCGCCCGGACGACCTGCTCTTCATCCAGCCGTGGGTGTACCGCTGGGGGCTGCTGTTCGAGTACTCGATCACGGCCTACTGGGTGGGCGAGTACGCCGCTTCCCTCGAAGCCTGCGACCGCCTGCTGGAACTGCCCGACCTCCCCGAGGCCCACCGCGAGCAGACGCTCACCAACCGCGAGTTCGCCGTCCGCCGACTCGCCCCGCTCCCCGAACCAACCGCGGCGAGGTCGTGA